GCCCGGCAACAGCTTCATTCCTTTACCAGGGGCACATTACCTTTGCTGGGGGTACTGGGGCTGGTCTGTGGCCTGATTTTGCTGCAGCCTGACCTGGGGACAGCTGTGGCGCTGGCGGGTACAGTCTATATTATGCTGTATGCGGCCGGAGTGCCCTATAAACAGCTGGTCGGGCTGGCGTTAAGCGGGCTGGCGGCGGTGGCGCTGGCCATTGTCCTGGAGCCCTACCGCATGCGGCGTTTTCTGGCCTTTCTGGATCCGGAAGCTGATCCCATGGGCAGTGGTTATCATATTATCCAGTCCCTTTATGCCATTGGTTCCGGTGGCTTTTTTGGCAAGGGGCTGGGGCAGAGTTTGCAAAAATATTTCTATTTGCCGGAACAGCATACTGACTTCATTTTTGCTATTATCGGGGAAGAGCTGGGTTTTCTGGGTGGGGCCCTGGTCATCTTTCTGTTTATGATCCTGGTCTGGCGAGGGCTAAGGGTGGCTATTACCGCCCCGGATGCCTATGCCAGTTTGCTGGCTGCCGGTCTGACTTCAATGGTAGGCTTGCAGGCAGTGGTCAATATCGGGGTGGTAACCGGTTCTCTGCCGGTAACGGGTATTACTTTGCCGTTTATCAGTTTTGGTGGCACCTCCCTGGTGTTCTCAATGGCCGGGATTGGACTTTTGCTCAATATTTCCCGCTATACCCTTGACCATTGACATAAAGAAGGTGAAACTATGCGTCTACTGGTGACCGGTGGTGGAACCGGGGGGCACATATATCCAGCCCTGGCGGTGGCCCGGGCCTGGCAGGAGCGGTTTGGCAGCGGCTCGGTGCTTTATGTGGGCACCAGCAGGGGCCTGGAAGCCCGACTGGTGCCGCCCACGGGTATTCCATTCCTGACGGTGGAGGTACAGGGACTGCCGCGCACTATCAACCGGGAATTGCTGACTTTTACTCCCCGCCTGCTGCGGGGATTAAAACAGGGGCGGCGAATTCTGAGGGAATTTCGGCCCCAGGTGGTGCTCGGCACCGGGGGTTATGTCTCCTTTCCTGTGGTGGCCCTGGCTACCCTGGCCGGAATTCCTGCTCTTTTACATGAACAAAATGCCTTTCCCGGTCTGGCCAATCGTTTGCTGGCCCGGCGGGTGGCGGGAGTAGCCCTGACTTTCCCGGAGGCAGCTGCCCGTTTTCCGGCCGGGGTGGAGTACCGGGTAACCGGTTTGCCGGTGCGGCCGGAAATCAGCCGGGTAAGCCGGGAGGAAGGGCTGGCCTATCTGGGGCTGGAGGGCAAACGCCCGGTCCTGCTGGTTACCGGGGGTAGCCGGGGAGCGCGCAGTATCAACCGGGCCATGCTGGGGGTCTACCGCGCGCTCAACCAGTTGCCTCCTCTGGATATAGTCCATATAACCGGTGAGCTTACTTTTGCTGAAACCATGGAATCAATTTCCGTTTTAGGTATAGAAAACTATAAAAAGGGCAATATTTACATTAAACCCTACGAACACCAGATGGCCCATGCCCTGGCGGCTGCCGACCTGATTCTCTGCCGGGCCGGGGCTACTACACTGGCGGAAATTACTGTGCGTGGCCTGCCTGCTATTCTGGTGCCCTATCCCTATGCAGCGGAAAACCATCAGGAATACAACGCCAGGGCCCTGGTCCAGGCGGGAGCGGCCCGCATGCTGCTGGACCGGGAACTGAATGGCCAGCGGCTGGTAAGTTTGCTGACGGAATTATTGCAACAGCCCCGGCGTTTGCAGGAAATGGCGGCAGCTGCCCGCCAGCTGGGGAGACCGCAGGCCTTAGCGGATCTGATGGAGTTTTTACTGGAAAAAGCCCGTTAATTTTTTGGCAGTGGACCGGACAAGCCCGGTCACACATTATAGGCAAAATTCATAGAATGCTATGCGCTTCCGGAAAGGGGTTGAAGCACAGTGAAAGAAATCAAGGGCCGGGTCCATTTTATCGGTATAGGTGGTTCAG
This genomic stretch from Carboxydocella sporoproducens DSM 16521 harbors:
- the ftsW gene encoding putative lipid II flippase FtsW, coding for MYTRRRAPDFLLFLAVMSLLVFGLVMVFSSSSVTSYYRYEGDVFFFFKKQLLWACLGTITLLVMQNVDYWRWRRFTMPALFLAIVLLLLVLLPGVGKTVNGAQRWINLGFMSFQPSETIKLCMVLFSAHYLAAARQQLHSFTRGTLPLLGVLGLVCGLILLQPDLGTAVALAGTVYIMLYAAGVPYKQLVGLALSGLAAVALAIVLEPYRMRRFLAFLDPEADPMGSGYHIIQSLYAIGSGGFFGKGLGQSLQKYFYLPEQHTDFIFAIIGEELGFLGGALVIFLFMILVWRGLRVAITAPDAYASLLAAGLTSMVGLQAVVNIGVVTGSLPVTGITLPFISFGGTSLVFSMAGIGLLLNISRYTLDH
- the murG gene encoding undecaprenyldiphospho-muramoylpentapeptide beta-N-acetylglucosaminyltransferase — encoded protein: MRLLVTGGGTGGHIYPALAVARAWQERFGSGSVLYVGTSRGLEARLVPPTGIPFLTVEVQGLPRTINRELLTFTPRLLRGLKQGRRILREFRPQVVLGTGGYVSFPVVALATLAGIPALLHEQNAFPGLANRLLARRVAGVALTFPEAAARFPAGVEYRVTGLPVRPEISRVSREEGLAYLGLEGKRPVLLVTGGSRGARSINRAMLGVYRALNQLPPLDIVHITGELTFAETMESISVLGIENYKKGNIYIKPYEHQMAHALAAADLILCRAGATTLAEITVRGLPAILVPYPYAAENHQEYNARALVQAGAARMLLDRELNGQRLVSLLTELLQQPRRLQEMAAAARQLGRPQALADLMEFLLEKAR